Proteins from a genomic interval of Sugiyamaella lignohabitans strain CBS 10342 chromosome C, complete sequence:
- the FCF1 gene encoding Fcf1p (Putative PINc domain nuclease; required for early cleavages of 35S pre-rRNA and maturation of 18S rRNA; component of the SSU (small subunit) processome involved in 40S ribosomal subunit biogenesis; copurifies with Faf1p; GO_component: GO:0005730 - nucleolus [Evidence IEA]; GO_component: GO:0005730 - nucleolus [Evidence IDA] [PMID 16762320]; GO_component: GO:0005730 - nucleolus [Evidence IDA] [PMID 16769905]; GO_component: GO:0005634 - nucleus [Evidence IEA]; GO_component: GO:0032040 - small-subunit processome [Evidence IEA]; GO_component: GO:0032040 - small-subunit processome [Evidence IDA,IPI] [PMID 16769905]; GO_function: GO:0003674 - molecular_function [Evidence ND]; GO_process: GO:0000480 - endonucleolytic cleavage in 5'-ETS of tricistronic rRNA transcript (SSU-rRNA, 5.8S rRNA, LSU-rRNA) [Evidence IMP] [PMID 16762320]; GO_process: GO:0000480 - endonucleolytic cleavage in 5'-ETS of tricistronic rRNA transcript (SSU-rRNA, 5.8S rRNA, LSU-rRNA) [Evidence IMP] [PMID 16769905]; GO_process: GO:0000447 - endonucleolytic cleavage in ITS1 to separate SSU-rRNA from 5.8S rRNA and LSU-rRNA from tricistronic rRNA transcript (SSU-rRNA, 5.8S rRNA, LSU-rRNA) [Evidence IMP] [PMID 16762320]; GO_process: GO:0000447 - endonucleolytic cleavage in ITS1 to separate SSU-rRNA from 5.8S rRNA and LSU-rRNA from tricistronic rRNA transcript (SSU-rRNA, 5.8S rRNA, LSU-rRNA) [Evidence IMP] [PMID 16769905]; GO_process: GO:0000472 - endonucleolytic cleavage to generate mature 5'-end of SSU-rRNA from (SSU-rRNA, 5.8S rRNA, LSU-rRNA) [Evidence IMP] [PMID 16762320]; GO_process: GO:0000472 - endonucleolytic cleavage to generate mature 5'-end of SSU-rRNA from (SSU-rRNA, 5.8S rRNA, LSU-rRNA) [Evidence IMP] [PMID 16769905]; GO_process: GO:0006364 - rRNA processing [Evidence IEA]; GO_process: GO:0042254 - ribosome biogenesis [Evidence IEA]) yields the protein MGKAKKTRKFAQVKRVITSKDQRIKKNQEQQKPVDQDKELVKEIPQVSSALFFQYNEAIKPPYQVLVDTNFINFSIQKKLDLVRGMMDTLYARCIPIVTDCVMAELEKLGPKYRIALRMARDPRVQRLTCSHKGTYADDCLVHRIMQHKCYIVATNDADLKRRIRKVPGVPLMSVGAHSYVIERLPDAF from the coding sequence ATGGGGAAAGCAAAGAAAACTAGAAAGTTTGCCCAAGTAAAGAGGGTCATAACTTCGAAAGATCAAcgaatcaaaaaaaatcaagaacagCAAAAACCAGTCGATCAAGACAAAGAGTTGGTGAAGGAAATACCACAGGTGTCTTCTGcgcttttttttcagtatAATGAAGCTATCAAGCCTCCTTATCAAGTGTTAGTGGATACAAATttcatcaacttcagtatacagaagaagctggaTTTAGTCAGGGGTATGATGGATACTCTATACGCTAGATGTATTCCCATCGTCACTGACTGCGTGATGGCGGAATTGGAAAAGTTGGGCCCTAAGTATAGAATAGCTCTTAGAATGGCCCGTGATCCAAGGGTCCAAAGACTCACTTGTAGCCATAAGGGGACGTATGCTGATGATTGTTTGGTGCACCGAATCATGCAACACAAATGCTATATTGTGGCCACAAATGACGCAGATTTAAAGAGGAGAATTCGTAAAGTTCCTGGAGTGCCTTTAATGAGCGTTGGTGCCCATTCTTATGTTATCGAAAGGTTGCCTGATGCTTTCTGA
- the IST1 gene encoding Ist1p (Protein with positive role in the multivesicular body sorting pathway; functions and forms a complex with Did2p; recruitment to endosomes is mediated by the Vps2p-Vps24p subcomplex of ESCRT-III; also interacts with Vps4p; GO_component: GO:0005737 - cytoplasm [Evidence IEA,IEA]; GO_component: GO:0005737 - cytoplasm [Evidence IDA] [PMID 18032584]; GO_component: GO:0005768 - endosome [Evidence IEA,IEA]; GO_component: GO:0005768 - endosome [Evidence IDA] [PMID 14562095]; GO_component: GO:0005768 - endosome [Evidence IDA] [PMID 18032584]; GO_function: GO:0003674 - molecular_function [Evidence ND]; GO_process: GO:0032511 - late endosome to vacuole transport via multivesicular body sorting pathway [Evidence IGI] [PMID 18032584]; GO_process: GO:0015031 - protein transport [Evidence IEA]; GO_process: GO:0006810 - transport [Evidence IEA]), giving the protein MAVNRLRLIEQKETALAKQARRESRDCDPGLEEAVKTIIYSAQRTEVKELHQIREIFVHKFGKDFAQDSIDNLSNSIPEKVTKRLSTVPPSEELVTLYLAEIARAYHVPFSGLQLEGEDITEHDESGDEGPPSGRVPEEALSTGGSQTARVKVRRLSQVDKLPNPSAPKSPVSVSTPAPTTDNPHPVLRVSTSGASQKGANGKANSADEQELDALRNRFEALRRR; this is encoded by the exons ATGGCCGTTAATAGGCTGCGGTTGATTGAGCAAAAAGAGACGGCTTTGGCCAAACAAGCCAGACGGGAG TCTAGGGATTGTGATCCCGGTCTCGAAGAGGCTGTTAAGACGATAATTTATTCAGCGCAGAGGACTGAAGTCAAGGAGCTGCACCAAATCCGTGAAATTTTTGTTCATAAATTTGGTAAAGACTTTGCTCAAGATTCGATAGATAATTTGTCGAACTCAATTCCAGAAAAGGTTACGAAGAGACTGTCTACGGTGCCTCCTAGCGAGGAGCTGGTGACTTTATATCTAGCGGAAATTGCCCGAGCATATCATGTGCCTTTTAGTGGTTTGCAACTTGAAGGAGAGGATATTACAGAACACGACGAGTCAGGGGACGAAGGACCTCCATCTGGAAGAGTACCTGAAGAGGCATTGAGTACCGGAGGAAGTCAGACGGCTAGAGTTAAAGTCCGACGGCTCTCTCAAGTTGACAAATTGCCCAATCCCAGTGCTCCAAAATCTCCTGTGTCTGTCAGCACACCTGCACCAACGACCGACAATCCTCATCCTGTTTTAAGGGTATCTACATCTGGAGCATCCCAGAAGGGGGCGAATGGGAAAGCGAACTCAGCAGATGAACAAGAACTTGATGCTTTACGAAATAGGTTCGAAGCTTTAAGACGTAgatga
- the PEP5 gene encoding tethering complex subunit PEP5 yields the protein MNVTISTKITNLQDPDVTAVAPGRDTIFLATSKGVIKEFDSSFRLVQSFVAYSEPDWNITHLVFLEGTSLLMTVASKTNHPLTAHLWNLDKIDKQSNGPHCHTTITVMNGSNTFPLSAFCISSDHSILGFGYADGTVILVRGDIVRDRGSRQRVVYRSNTPVTGLEFYEGDENGSVVLMIATVSQILTVPTTGRNSGKPDIILDKKGAALGCVTMVKGYRTQKDRLAVARDGEIAYYTPVMRGASIALDLPKKSIYSFGHYFLVTSILSADNSSVEASNSFSNFVGADTTRIFIIDTLNNFIAYTEQMAAGIKFIFTQWDKLHVLGSDGILYVFKEKDIDTRLAILKTNNLYDIAIELSTKMDLERNKILRLEREYADFLYKGDQSAEALEHYITSIELGQTSEVILKYRDSQKIDYLTRYLEALHSEGVATKQHTTLLFNSYAKLNNLEKLTQFVEGSQNKESIAIDYETAIRICCQAGYFTLAVYLAQRSGDTDLAVQIKLRDLKDYKGCLEYIRSLDVTDALRILIQFSRELLDTFPVETTALLVSLFTGKFSPTETELDINARREIQPQTFEGSSDSITAPVLQSYRALVNYMSNVGSNAPVGSDDASHVNGRSIPTYQPPRPRLIFSSFIDHPNEFVIFLEECLESYDKFEANEKDRADLLSTLFEMYLTLSRKATDHDTRHGWESKARSLAMTSKTHIDHNTILLLSHLASYHDGKLLAWDAREGYEVDLFRACIASGNVQEAIEILHKYGEHEHELFPLALNFFISSPSVLEEAGEEFDYVLKKIKEEQIMTPLQVIQTISVNSVATIGHIRQYLVDIIDAEKQDIDRHTKLAESYRSETRSKQEQISKILNDPSIVQYTVCASCGSALDLPVVHFSCKHSYHQRCLANNLIGSRSIGGSEEPVCPRCLPELENIRAIRRSHEDVADRNDLFEIALHGSDNKFKVVTDFISRGALTG from the coding sequence ATGAACGTAACAATTTCAACTAAGATAACTAACCTTCAGGATCCCGATGTGACAGCAGTGGCCCCAGGAAGAGATACAATCTTTCTTGCCACGTCCAAAGGTGTTATTAAAGAATTTGATAGTTCTTTTCGCTTAGTGCAGTCATTTGTGGCCTATAGCGAACCAGATTGGAATATTACCCACCTCGTATTCCTAGAAGGTACAAGCTTGTTAATGACAGTGGCATCCAAGACTAATCATCCTTTAACAGCACATTTATGGAATCTAGATAAAATTGACAAGCAATCTAATGGTCCGCATTGCCACACGACTATCACAGTTATGAACGGGTCAAACACGTTTCCTCTCTCTGCTTTCTGTATATCATCAGATCATTCAATTTTGGGTTTTGGATACGCTGATGGAACTGTGATTTTAGTTCGTGGCGATATAGTAAGAGACCGTGGGTCAAGACAGCGAGTTGTTTATCGGAGTAACACGCCAGTAACAGGACTGGAATTTTATGAAGGTGATGAAAATGGATCTGTTGTCCTGATGATTGCAACTGTCAGTCAAATCCTGACGGTTCCAACTACAGGACGGAATTCCGGAAAGCCTGATATTATTCTTGACAAAAAGGGAGCTGCGCTCGGTTGTGTTACTATGGTTAAAGGTTACAGGACGCAAAAAGATCGTTTAGCCGTAGCAAGGGACGGTGAAATTGCATACTATACACCTGTGATGAGAGGAGCATCAATAGCTTTGGATCTCCCGAAAAAATCGATTTATTCATTTGGACACTACTTCCTAGTAACTAGCATACTGTCGGCAGACAATTCATCAGTAGAGGCTTCCAATTCCTTCAGTAATTTCGTGGGTGCAGACACAACTaggatatttattattgatacGTTAAACAATTTTATTGCTTATACTGAACAAATGGCTGCTGGAATAAAGTTTATTTTCACACAATGGGACAAATTGCATGTTCTTGGGTCAGATGGAATATTGTATGTGTTTAAAGAGAAGGATATTGATACTAGGCTTGCTATTCTGAAGACCAATAATCTATATGATATTGCTATTGAGCTTTCAACGAAAATGGATTTAGAGAGAAATAAGATATTAAGATTGGAAAGAGAATATGCGGATTTTCTATATAAGGGAGATCAGTCTGCAGAAGCCCTTGAACATTACATAACATCTATTGAATTGGGCCAAACAAGTGAAGTAATTCTGAAATATCGTGATTCTCAAAAAATCGACTACCTGACCAGGTATCTTGAAGCACTACATAGTGAAGGAGTTGCAACTAAACAGCATACAACACTTCTGTTCAACAGTTACGCCAAATTGAATAATTTGGAAAAACTCACTCAATTTGTTGAAGGCTCCCAAAATAAAGAGAGTATTGCCATTGACTACGAAACCGCTATTAGAATCTGTTGTCAGGCAGGGTATTTCACTTTGGCTGTATACTTAGCTCAGCGTAGTGGCGATACAGATTTGGCTGTTCAAATAAAGTTAAGAGACTTGAAAGATTATAAGGGGTGTCTAGAATATATTAGAAGTCTAGATGTCACAGATGCATTGCGAATTTTAATTCAATTTTCAAGAGAGCTGCTGGATACATTTCCTGTGGAGACTACTGCGCTACTAGTTAGTTTGTTCACAGGTAAGTTCTCACCCACCGAGACTGAATTGGATATTAATGCCAGGCGGGAAATCCAACCTCAAACATTTGAAGGAAGTTCTGATTCGATCACCGCCCCGGTCTTGCAAAGCTACCGAGCTCTGGTAAACTATATGTCGAACGTTGGAAGTAATGCGCCAGTTGGATCAGACGATGCCTCGCATGTTAATGGTCGTAGTATACCAACATATCAACCACCACGACCAAGgcttattttttcttccttcaTAGACCACCCGAATGAGTTTGTGATTTTTCTAGAAGAGTGTCTTGAATCTTATGATAAGTTTGAAGCAAATGAAAAAGATAGAGCAGACTTACTTAGCACCCTGTTTGAAATGTACCTCACGTTATCTCGAAAGGCTACGGACCATGACACAAGGCATGGGTGGGAAAGCAAGGCCCGGAGCCTCGCTATGACATCAAAAACCCACATTGATCACAACACaatactgctgttgtcacATCTGGCATCATACCATGATGGTAAGCTACTAGCCTGGGATGCTCGAGAAGGCTATGAAGTCGACTTATTTCGTGCATGTATTGCATCTGGAAATGTGCAAGAAGCGATAGAAATACTTCATAAGTACGGTGAACATGAGCATGAGTTGTTTCCGTTAGCtctcaacttcttcatttCCTCGCCTTCTGTACTGGAAGAGGCTGGTGAAGAGTTTGATTAtgttttaaaaaaaataaaggAAGAGCAAATTATGACACCTCTACAGGTCATTCAAACAATCAGTGTGAACTCGGTGGCGACAATAGGTCATATCCGTCAATACTTGGTAGATATTATCGACGCTGAAAAACAGGATATTGATCGGCATACTAAGTTAGCAGAATCATATAGGAGTGAGACCAGGTCCAAGCAAGAGCAAATCTCGAAAATTTTAAATGATCCCAGTATAGTTCAATATACTGTTTGTGCTTCTTGCGGGTCTGCATTAGATCTTCCAGTGGTTCATTTCAGTTGCAAGCATTCATACCATCAAAGGTGTCTAGCGAATAATTTGATAGGAAGTCGAAGTATTGGGGGATCTGAGGAACCTGTTTGCCCTCGGTGTCTGCCAGAACTAGAAAATATTAGAGCAATAAGACGTTCACATGAGGATGTTGCTGATCGAAATGATCTCTTTGAAATTGCATTACATGGGAGCGATAACAAATTCAAGGTTGTCACAGACTTCATTTCTCGTGGGGCACTGACGGGATAA
- the TAM41 gene encoding Tam41p (Mitochondrial phosphatidate cytidylyltransferase (CDP-DAG synthase); required for cardiolipin biosynthesis; viability of null mutant is strain-dependent; mRNA is targeted to the bud; mutant displays defect in mitochondrial protein import, likely due to altered membrane lipid composition; GO_component: GO:0031314 - extrinsic component of mitochondrial inner membrane [Evidence IDA] [PMID 16790493]; GO_component: GO:0031314 - extrinsic component of mitochondrial inner membrane [Evidence IDA] [PMID 16943180]; GO_component: GO:0016020 - membrane [Evidence IEA]; GO_component: GO:0005743 - mitochondrial inner membrane [Evidence IEA,IEA]; GO_component: GO:0005759 - mitochondrial matrix [Evidence IEA]; GO_component: GO:0005759 - mitochondrial matrix [Evidence IDA] [PMID 16790493]; GO_component: GO:0005759 - mitochondrial matrix [Evidence IDA] [PMID 16943180]; GO_component: GO:0005739 - mitochondrion [Evidence IEA]; GO_component: GO:0005739 - mitochondrion [Evidence IDA] [PMID 14562095]; GO_component: GO:0005739 - mitochondrion [Evidence IDA] [PMID 14690591]; GO_function: GO:0004605 - phosphatidate cytidylyltransferase activity [Evidence IDA,IMP] [PMID 23623749]; GO_process: GO:0032049 - cardiolipin biosynthetic process [Evidence IMP] [PMID 19114592]; GO_process: GO:0032049 - cardiolipin biosynthetic process [Evidence IGI] [PMID 20485265]; GO_process: GO:0015031 - protein transport [Evidence IEA]; GO_process: GO:0006810 - transport [Evidence IEA]), with translation MKQYPEHYSSLRFLGSGAVSALQDYVGSGVYFNPFVELNGLKIKYGVVNIDTLLSDLQGWETLYLAGRLHKPVKILRDEPKVRFVNQANLISVLRTSLLLLPEKFNEFELYKMIAGISYMGDPRMQFGENPNKVHNIVSNQFLNFRKLYSPLMDDLPNLSISSGESQVVSDGNQKVEAVNLIQDMSPLKRGNMVFRLPSEFRSKIYARYASKLNSPELAMASKSNSVNKNDPSVKSVSTDFDRQIADDKDLSLEVARAIRYTVSWPSLTQSAKGLLTAGLVKSMKYSYEKISKYRLGKQAIIK, from the coding sequence ATGAAACAGTATCCTGAGCATTATTCCTCATTGAGGTTTCTTGGCTCCGGAGCAGTGAGCGCTTTACAAGATTATGTTGGTTCTGGTGTATATTTTAATCCATTCGTCGAATTGAATGGCCTGAAAATTAAGTACGGAGTTGTGAATATCGATACGCTTTTAAGTGATCTACAAGGTTGGGAAACTCTTTATCTTGCCGGAAGGTTACACAAGCCTGTTAAGATTTTAAGGGATGAGCCGAAAGTAAGATTTGTTAATCAAGCCAACTTGATTAGCGTATTACGCACTTCTTTGTTACTACTCCCAGAGAAGTTCAAtgaatttgaattgtaTAAAATGATTGCAGGGATATCTTATATGGGAGACCCGCGAATGCAGTTTGGCGAAAACCCAAATAAGGTGCACAACATTGTGAGCAACCAGTTCTTGAACTTCAGAAAACTATATTCTCCGTTGATGGACGATCTTCCAAATTTGTCAATTTCGTCGGGCGAGTCCCAAGTGGTTTCCGATGGTAATCAAAAAGTTGAAGCTGTCAATCTGATCCAAGACATGAGCCCATTGAAGAGAGGAAATATGGTGTTTAGATTGCCAAGTGAATTCAGATCTAAAATTTACGCCAGATATGCGTCAAAATTGAACTCACCAGAACTAGCAATGGCAAGCAAAAGTAATTCTGTCAATAAAAATGACCCTAGTGTGAAAAGCGTCAGTACAGACTTTGATCGCCAAATTGCGGATGATAAAGATTTATCACTTGAGGTAGCGCGAGCCATTCGTTATACAGTATCTTGGCCAAGTTTGACGCAGAGTGCGAAAGGCTTGTTAACTGCTGGACTGGTGAAAAGCATGAAATATTCATATGAAAAGATTTCCAAGTATAGACTAGGCAAGCAAGCCATAATTAAATAG
- the DCR2 gene encoding Dcr2p (Phosphoesterase; involved in downregulation of the unfolded protein response (UPR), at least in part via dephosphorylation of Ire1p; dosage-dependent positive regulator of the G1/S phase transition through control of the timing of START; GO_component: GO:0005575 - cellular_component [Evidence ND]; GO_component: GO:0005737 - cytoplasm [Evidence IEA,IEA]; GO_function: GO:0005524 - ATP binding [Evidence IEA]; GO_function: GO:0016787 - hydrolase activity [Evidence IEA,IEA]; GO_function: GO:0016788 - hydrolase activity, acting on ester bonds [Evidence IMP,ISS] [PMID 15590836]; GO_function: GO:0000166 - nucleotide binding [Evidence IEA]; GO_function: GO:0004721 - phosphoprotein phosphatase activity [Evidence IDA,IMP] [PMID 17673172]; GO_function: GO:0042578 - phosphoric ester hydrolase activity [Evidence IDA] [PMID 16990850]; GO_process: GO:0007049 - cell cycle [Evidence IEA]; GO_process: GO:0030968 - endoplasmic reticulum unfolded protein response [Evidence IGI,IMP] [PMID 16990850]; GO_process: GO:0006470 - protein dephosphorylation [Evidence IDA] [PMID 16990850]; GO_process: GO:0006470 - protein dephosphorylation [Evidence IDA,IMP] [PMID 17673172]; GO_process: GO:0007089 - traversing start control point of mitotic cell cycle [Evidence IMP] [PMID 15590836]), which yields MALLPRFWVRQLLKLGISIFVLSLLIVFVDFYFNFLPTSFQTRLPLHQSTAVIVDLKVQSCLTVSGCAEPNGWYKIPKNLYLNTKWVRKGFVYVKRVEETELQDDHKVVLDLALAHSTEANGHGIPLYIVKDILGQATSEKEETEASRDAIRAIDDDEAAKHGWTLRDEDSGLWVKQGKYHRSESVTGVDVLFGKDSVDPRPNWSLKPGFLFRDSGKEAFASLTIRRGVENKPSKPVLRVNPSGKFKILQVADLHFSTGEGICRDTFPSDSAGNCLADPRTLDFIKLVLDQETPDFVVMTGDQIFGDTAPDAESALLKAVAPFIEREIPYAMVFGNHDAQGSLSKEDLMSIIATLPFSLSEAGPEDVDGIGNYVLQALSPKNDHPAISFYFLDSHSHVALPKGGSTYDHIKSNQLKFIENTSTKIKELQKDYTHIPLSMAFFHIPIPEYRKTNVNPVVGSHREPVMGPTNDEGTRDVLAKVGVSVVSVGHDHVNDYCMFDKPDREGETGIWLCYGGAVGEGGYAGYGGYVRRLRLFEIDTQSASIKSWKLTREQPELKLDEQTLVSNGHVSNE from the coding sequence ATGGCTCTGCTGCCTCGATTTTGGGTTCGTCAGTTGTTAAAACTAGGCATTTCCATCTTTGTGTTGTCGCTTCTCATagtttttgttgatttctattttaattttcttCCCACGTCATTTCAGACGAGATTACCTCTCCATCAATCGACGGCAGTGATAGTCGATTTAAAGGTTCAATCCTGTCTGACAGTTTCGGGGTGTGCAGAACCTAATGGCTGGTACAAAATCCCCAAAAATCTTTACTTAAATACAAAGTGGGTGAGGAAGGGATTTGTATATGTTAAGAGAGTTGAGGAAACTGAGCTACAAGACGACCACAAAGTTGTTCTCGACCTTGCTCTCGCACATTCCACGGAAGCCAATGGCCATGGCATTCCCTTATACATCGTAAAAGACATCCTTGGACAAGCAACTtctgagaaagaagagaccGAAGCTAGTCGTGATGCTATACGTGCTattgatgacgatgaggCTGCTAAACATGGTTGGACTCTAAGGGATGAGGATAGCGGTCTATGGGTAAAGCAAGGTAAATACCACCGATCAGAATCAGTCACCGGTGTAGATGTCTTATTTGGAAAGGATAGCGTGGATCCTAGGCCGAACTGGTCGTTGAAACCTGGCTTCCTTTTCAGAGATTCTGGAAAGGAGGCATTTGCGTCACTCACTATTAGAAGAGGCGTGGAGAACAAACCTTCGAAGCCAGTTTTACGCGTTAACCCAAGTGGTAAATTTAAGATTCTTCAGGTAGCAGATTTACATTTCTCCACTGGGGAGGGTATATGCCGTGATACATTTCCCTCTGATTCAGCAGGAAACTGTTTGGCAGATCCGCGTACGTTGGACTTTATTAAGCTGGTATTGGATCAGGAGACTCcagattttgttgttatgACCGGTGACCAAATATTTGGTGATACAGCACCCGATGCTGAGAGTGCGCTTCTAAAGGCGGTTGCTCCTTTCATTGAACGGGAAATCCCCTATGCTATGGTCTTTGGTAATCATGATGCACAGGGGTCGCTTAGTAAAGAGGACTTGATGTCGATTATTGCAACTCTTCCCTTCTCTCTTTCAGAGGCTGGCCCTGAGGATGTCGATGGGATCGGAAACTATGTCTTGCAGGCCCTCTCTCCCAAAAACGACCACCCTGCGatctctttttattttctcgaCTCCCATAGTCACGTTGCCCTTCCCAAAGGCGGTTCAACCTATGATCATATTAAATCTAACCAATTGAAGTTCATTGAAAATACAAGTACAAAGATAAAAGAATTACAGAAGGACTATACACATATTCCTTTGTCTATGGCATTTTTCCATATTCCAATACCAGAGTATCGTAAGACTAACGTTAATCCGGTGGTAGGTAGTCATCGTGAGCCTGTTATGGGGCCTACGAACGATGAAGGCACTAGAGATGTTTTGGCCAAGGTGGGTGTTAGTGTTGTTTCTGTAGGTCATGATCACGTTAATGACTATTGTATGTTTGATAAGCCGGACCGCGAAGGTGAGACAGGTATTTGGCTATGTTACGGCGGTGCAGTTGGCGAAGGCGGTTATGCCGGCTATGGTGGATATGTTCGTCGTCTCCGACTATTTGAAATCGATACTCAATCTGCCTCTATTAAAAGTTGGAAGTTGACACGCGAGCAACCAGAACTTAAACTGGATGAACAGACTTTGGTCTCTAATGGGCATGTATCAAATGAATAG